Within the Patescibacteria group bacterium genome, the region CAATTGCAGTGGAAGTTAACTAACCTGGCAATTAGTGCAGTAAACAACTCAGACTATAAGTCGGGAAGTACCAAATTACAAATACCAAGTTCCAAAAGGAAAGGGAGTAATATGGTCGATTCCGAAGAGTTTGGAGCTTGTAATTTTGAATTTGGGATTTCTGGTCACGATAAAGGTGAATTAACAGAGAATCAAAAACGGTGGTTTAAAGCAAGGAAACTTTTAGATAAAGCTTTACATAGTGACCAGTACTGGTGGGCCTCTGCTAAACCTTGGTGGAGTTTGGAGATGATAGAGCGGGGGGCAAAGGAGTTGTTGAGTGTGGTAGAAACTCTTCCAGATGCATCGTCTCAGCAGGTAAAGGAAGCGCAGGAACTGTATTATAAAATTATTACCAAAGGTTTTGAGTGGCAACGTGCAGGAAAAGTTGAGGAAATGGCGGAAAAAGAGGATGAGGCTGTTCGAATGCGCACAGATCATGGTTTGCCGGATCTTGCTCCCGAAGAGATTGATACGATGATTGTTCCTATCCGTAAAGAGATGTTAGAAGCGGCAGGGAAGCAAGAGTACGAGAGGGCTGCTCAACTCCGAGATAGAATAGAAGAACTTGAAGGTTACAAGAATCAAGCACAGGATTAAGGCTTGTTTATAGTTCTTCTAAAACCACTAAGGGTTGTGACTTTTTTTTTGGTTCACAAGCTAGTGGTTTTAGTTTTCTTTTTTTTTGGTTTTGTATACAAATGAACAAGTTACCTGACGAGGTACAAAAATTACTGGAAAAGGAGAATTTAGAGGTTGTTAATGTGTTACAGAGAGCAGACTCTCCCCGCCGCCGTTTCTATAGTTTAGAAACACGTCGCAAAACAGGGGGGGAGACTCTTCTTTTGAAAATTTTTGCCCGCGGCGATCCTGGAGTGGTAACAGCTTTTTACAAAGAAGTTGGTTTTTTAAAGCTGGTAACTGAGCGCGACAGTCCTCAAATTGGAATGTACACACCGCGCTTTTTAAAAAGAGGAGACGGAGAAACTCCCTGGTACTTGCGCACATGTGCCCAGGGCAGTTTCTTGGGTGATATTTGTTATGATTTTGGGATTAGAGATAAATATCTGGGGGAGGAGATTGGTGAGGAATTTGGGAATTTTTTCTTCGCATTATCCAAGTTCACGAGTGAAATCTCAGAAACATCTTTTTTCTCTACCCTTTCTCCTCACGGATTTAGTTGGTATTTAGATGACTGGAAACACTATAGAGAAAGCTCTGAGACTGTTGGAAGCGCTGTTTTTGAAAAGCTACGCCAACTTTTGAAATTGCATCGTTCTTTGTTGGATAACAGTACAAAAGTTTTAGTTCATGGAGATTTGTATCTTAAAAATGTTTTCTGGAGCAATAATATTGGGCTTGGTAATGAGAAAGAAAGTCCACTTAGTGTGATTGATTGGGAGATATTACATTTGGGGAATAGGTGTTTTGACCCTGTTTTCATTTGGATGTTGGGGTGGAAAAATTCCCAGTGGCAGGAAGAGCTAAAAAGTAGGGTTTGGGAAAGCTTTGAACAAGAAGGGAGTGAGAGTGAAAAGGAATTAAGCATTCTTTGGAATATTGTTAGGTGTTCGCTAGCCTTGCGTTTTATTCGGCACGCGGAAATAATGCTGGAAATACTTTCTTCTCGGGAAAAAGAGGCTAGACATAATGCAGAACAAGCGCTTTCCGTATACAGAAAAGAACTGGAAATAGCTTTAGAGACCCTCTCCTAATTAGTAGCTGGCAATT harbors:
- a CDS encoding aminoglycoside phosphotransferase family protein translates to MNKLPDEVQKLLEKENLEVVNVLQRADSPRRRFYSLETRRKTGGETLLLKIFARGDPGVVTAFYKEVGFLKLVTERDSPQIGMYTPRFLKRGDGETPWYLRTCAQGSFLGDICYDFGIRDKYLGEEIGEEFGNFFFALSKFTSEISETSFFSTLSPHGFSWYLDDWKHYRESSETVGSAVFEKLRQLLKLHRSLLDNSTKVLVHGDLYLKNVFWSNNIGLGNEKESPLSVIDWEILHLGNRCFDPVFIWMLGWKNSQWQEELKSRVWESFEQEGSESEKELSILWNIVRCSLALRFIRHAEIMLEILSSREKEARHNAEQALSVYRKELEIALETLS